The segment CTTGAGCTGTAAGTTTTTTTGATTTTCTTTAATGACAAACCCTAAATCATTCAAAATCTTCATCATTTCATCTTTTTCGATTTTTATTCCAGTTACTTTTTCAAAAATCTTAGGATTAAATTCTAAAGATTTATTTTCATATTTTTTAATGTTTTGGATATCAATATCACTTACTTTACCACCACAAATTTCTTGAATTAAATTAGATGCTTTTTTTAAACCTTGTTCGATTGATAATGGATCAATGCCTCTTTCAAATCTAAATTTTGCATCAGTATCGATATTGCAAATTTTTGAAGATTTTCTAATAGATCTAGGCAAAAAATAAGCAGACTCAATTAATACATTTTTTGTATCAAGTTCTGTTCCAGATCTAGTACCTCCAATTATTCCACCTAAGCCCAATACACCTGAGGCATCTGAAATTACGCACATTCCCTCATCAAGTTTATATTCCTTATTATCTAATGCTGTAAAAGTTTCATTTTTTTTTGAATTTCTGACTATTATTCCCTTGTCAATTTTATCAACATCATAAGCATGGAGAGGTCTATTTAAATCAAACATTATGTAGTTGGTAATATCAACAATGGCTGAAATTGGTTTTTGCCCTATAGAAATTATTTTTTCTTTTAGCCAATCTGGACTTTCAATATTTTTTACTCCAGTAATTAAACAGCTTCCAAATATTGTGCACGCTTGATTTTCTTCATTTTCAATTTTTACACTAACCGTTTGTTTTCCATCTTTTTTTAATTCATTTTCTTTAAAGTCTTTTAATTTACCTGAGCCTGCTGCAGCCAGATCTCTGGCAATTCCTCTAACACCTAAACAGTCTGCTCTATTTGGTGTAATAGATATATCAATTACGTTTGAATTTTTTTTTGGAAAATAATTATCTCCAATCTTATTTTTAAAATCATTCGATGAAAGCTCAGTAATACCATCACTTTCATCTGATAAATTTAATTCAGACTCTGAACATAACATCCCATAAGAGCTAACTCCTCTAATTTTACTGACTACTAATTTCATTTGATTTTTAGGAATAACCGAACCTGGTGGGGCATAGATTGTAAACAAACCTTCTTTCGCATTTGGAGCACCACAAACAACTTTGACAGGATTTTCTTTACCTATATCCACATCACAAACTCTAAGCTTATCAGCATTTGGATGCTTTTCTACTTTTAAAATTTTTGCAACAATGAACTCATCTAATTCGCCACCTTGTTTTTCAACACTTTCAACTTCTAAACCAACATCTGTAAGTTTTTCTATTATCTTATTTTCATCTAATTTTGTATCTAGATGTTCTTTTAACCAGTCAGATGTAATTTTCATCTACTTAAACCTCTATAACTTGAAGGTACATCAATTGGATCGAATCCAAATTGATTTAACCATCTGTAATCACAATCAAAGAATGCCCTTAAGTCATTGATTCCATACTTAAGCATCGCCAATCTATCTATTCCAATTCCAAAAGCATATCCTTGAAATTTGCCTGGATCCACATTAACATTTTTAAGAACATTAGGATGAACCATTCCACAGCCTAAAATTTCAAGCCATTTGTCTCCCTCACCAATTATTATTTTTCCATCTTTAATTTCGTAACCTATATCTACTTCAGCCGAAGGTTCCGTGAATGGAAAATGGCTTGGTCTAAATCTCATTTTTATCTTATCAACCTCAAAAAATTCTTTAATAAAATAATTTAAACAGCCTTTTAAGTGACCCATATTAATATCTTTATCAATATGTAAGCCTTCTACTTGATGAAACATTGGTGCATGTGTTTGATCACTATCAGATCTATAAGTCCTTCCAGGTGCAATAATCTTAAAAGGTGGTTTATCATTTAACATGGTTCGAAT is part of the Candidatus Pelagibacter sp. HTCC7211 genome and harbors:
- the pheT gene encoding phenylalanine--tRNA ligase subunit beta, which encodes MKITSDWLKEHLDTKLDENKIIEKLTDVGLEVESVEKQGGELDEFIVAKILKVEKHPNADKLRVCDVDIGKENPVKVVCGAPNAKEGLFTIYAPPGSVIPKNQMKLVVSKIRGVSSYGMLCSESELNLSDESDGITELSSNDFKNKIGDNYFPKKNSNVIDISITPNRADCLGVRGIARDLAAAGSGKLKDFKENELKKDGKQTVSVKIENEENQACTIFGSCLITGVKNIESPDWLKEKIISIGQKPISAIVDITNYIMFDLNRPLHAYDVDKIDKGIIVRNSKKNETFTALDNKEYKLDEGMCVISDASGVLGLGGIIGGTRSGTELDTKNVLIESAYFLPRSIRKSSKICNIDTDAKFRFERGIDPLSIEQGLKKASNLIQEICGGKVSDIDIQNIKKYENKSLEFNPKIFEKVTGIKIEKDEMMKILNDLGFVIKENQKNLQLKIPSWRPDISQEIDVVEELIRIKGYEHIELIEPQKVRQKETLNKKQKLFHFLQRAVASKGYLEAITWSFTDSRINQLFLEKNKEIKIVNPISSDLDVLRSSIFSNLIIHLNKNLDRGFKDLSIFEIGPTFLGKKPGEQQTVVGGLKSGKIFRQSWLEKERLVDLFDVKSDVIKSLVEAGYSKENLYFDIETPSYYHPGKSGRVFLNKGKEKVVAYFGDIHPNVLKKLDIKIEALVGFEIFLDNIKQPKKSLKDQKTKNKFSDFQKSERDFAFILDKDFQVQELIEIIANVDKNLIKSVKVFDVYEGKNIPDNKKSIALNVTIQSSEKTLNEDDLNKINQTIITAVESKLDAKIRS
- the pheS gene encoding phenylalanine--tRNA ligase subunit alpha produces the protein MSDIKNIKDEYLLKLSKDLDVNQINEIKTDLFGKNGLVSSQFKQLGKIPEDERKKFASELNDIKDELQNLIVSKIEEIEIKEINQKLEKEKVDITLPGRPFAEGKIHPVSQVIDEISSIFSEIGFSVEEGPDVENEYNNFTALNTPDNHPARDMHDTFYLDEKKELLLRTHTSPVQIRTMLNDKPPFKIIAPGRTYRSDSDQTHAPMFHQVEGLHIDKDINMGHLKGCLNYFIKEFFEVDKIKMRFRPSHFPFTEPSAEVDIGYEIKDGKIIIGEGDKWLEILGCGMVHPNVLKNVNVDPGKFQGYAFGIGIDRLAMLKYGINDLRAFFDCDYRWLNQFGFDPIDVPSSYRGLSR